In Caballeronia sp. SBC1, the DNA window CAAACCGGACTTGCCGCCCGGCTTCGACGTGGTGCGCGAGGCGGTTGCCAATCAGATGGTTGCCACCAGGAGGTTCACCGTATCGTCCGATAAGCGGATCGTGCGACTCGGCGTCGACGACACTGCTGATATGCTCCGACTCGCCGGGCTGACCGAACCCGGACCATTCAACGCCCGGACCAACGAACTAGGTCACTTCTTTGGCATTAAGGAGGGCGGCGAACTGGTGGCGATGGCGGGCGAAAGAATGACTGCCGGCAAATACGTCGAAATCAGCGCTGTGTGCACGCACCCGGAGTGGCGTGGTCGAGGGTTGGGTCGGCTGTTGATGGAGCATCTGTCGGCAACAATCCAGGAACGCAACAAGGTGCCGTTCCTTCATGTGTTCACCAACAACGTTGCCGCCGTCCGTCTGTATCGGGAACTCGGCTTTCGCGTTGCCAGAACCGTGCAACTGACGGCCATCGTGAAGTCGTCGGCCGACGCAAGCTGATCGCTGCGGCGGCAAGAGCGGGCGAGCGGCGCCGCCGATCGATCCGCAGGACAACGCATCTTTGAGACAGAAAAAAATGGGGCACTCACAAGCTGACAAACTGGCCACGCATCAACGGATCGTGGAGGTCGCCGCGCGTCGTTTCCGCGAGCGCGGTATTGACGGAATTAGTGTCGGCGACATCATGAAAGAAGCCGGCTTGACCGTCGGCGGCTTCTACAAGCATTTCGAATCACGCGATGCGCTTGTGACGGAGGCCTTCATCCTCGCGCTGCAGGACATCGAGCATATTCAGGACGCGCTCAAGACGGAGCCTCAGCGCGCGATAAGCACCTACGTGTCTACCAGTCATCGGAACAACGTCGGCCGAGGTTGCCCGATTTCGGCGTTGGTCAACGACGTGGCGCGCGCTCCCGACGCAACTCGCGAGGTATTCACCGAACGTGTCAGTGAAATCCTCGATTTGCTCGCGCAGTCTTTTCCTGAAGCGGAAGACGCCCAGGATAAAGCGGTGATGATTTTTAGCACCTGGGTGGGTTCAATCGCACTCGCTCGCGCAGTGAAGGACACGAATCTGTCGAACAGGATAATCGAAGGAGCGCTGGCCGAAGTGCTCAAGATGTACGACTGATGCAGTGCGTAACTCTTAGGCCTCATGCGCGTTTCCCTCATCCCAACCTGGTCGTTGAAGAACTCGGGCTCAGTGTGAGCTCGGTTCCCAATTGTCGCCCGCGCTACAGGCGTCATCAACGAGTTCGGCGATCGCACCAATGATGTCGTCTCCCCCGCTACCAGCATTTCAGGTCCTGTCCCGAAGAGGCGAGAGCTCGCGAGACCTCGTTTAGTCCGGCGGGCCGGAGACCATAGAAAATCTGCCTATAAGGCCTCTCTTATCGAGCGGCTGCCGCGTCTTTCGCCTGACAGAGTCGAGCGAGAAATGC includes these proteins:
- a CDS encoding GNAT family N-acetyltransferase translates to MQSSNLDTASEVATEESLVNPVWIALTEAPPAFVERREGAARYRPEFAPFGAAQNYTAQSVSPVAAMLQPGQRLSFFTAGKPDLPPGFDVVREAVANQMVATRRFTVSSDKRIVRLGVDDTADMLRLAGLTEPGPFNARTNELGHFFGIKEGGELVAMAGERMTAGKYVEISAVCTHPEWRGRGLGRLLMEHLSATIQERNKVPFLHVFTNNVAAVRLYRELGFRVARTVQLTAIVKSSADAS
- a CDS encoding TetR/AcrR family transcriptional regulator, whose amino-acid sequence is MGHSQADKLATHQRIVEVAARRFRERGIDGISVGDIMKEAGLTVGGFYKHFESRDALVTEAFILALQDIEHIQDALKTEPQRAISTYVSTSHRNNVGRGCPISALVNDVARAPDATREVFTERVSEILDLLAQSFPEAEDAQDKAVMIFSTWVGSIALARAVKDTNLSNRIIEGALAEVLKMYD